A window of the Zerene cesonia ecotype Mississippi chromosome 12, Zerene_cesonia_1.1, whole genome shotgun sequence genome harbors these coding sequences:
- the LOC119830974 gene encoding uncharacterized protein LOC119830974, with product MCYVCSCFAFTLDLFQRILTFILSCWLVTAICCGLTIAVCAGIAYGYNYSLAEFITLTRADVRVYMRRGQFYDRPDLVQYRRKMGDDDEGFPGNLTNDYQEQFLSNDAPLSEQWSKNQDTRKYAEKLTKYSDTKRIMADSVVQYETPNYYKFTSAPTHYISIIPNPIISTTVWQSGSSQIIMRQFEPINEIFSDKKRIKGDEYRKKVHSQLDTNSIEEIERPTQPISPDIRIIVEDNPKSEEYKLRDWKPSPRPVIPEYLTQDMDEDAVVYKTV from the exons ATGTGCTATGTATGCAGTTGCTTCGCATTCACTTTGGATTTATTTCaaag GATTCTAACATTTATCCTGTCCTGTTGGCTCGTGACCGCTATATGTTGTGGGCTGACAATCGCTGTGTGTGCGGGTATCGCCTACggttataattatagtttagcCGAATTTATTACCCTAACaa GGGCGGATGTGCGAGTATACATGCGAAGAGGTCAGTTTTATGACAGACCTGACTTAGTACAATATAGAAGAAAGATGGGAGATGACGATGAAG GCTTTCCCGGTAATTTGACGAATGATTACCAAGAACAATTTTTAAGTAATGATGCGCCACTCTCCGAGCAATGGTCTAAAAATCAGGACACCCGTAAATATGCCGAAAAGctaacaaaatattcagaTACAAAAAGAATAATGGCCGATTCAGTTGTGCAATATGAG ACACCtaactattataaattcacTTCTGCACCAACACATTACATCTCTATAATACCCAATCCAATAATTTCTACAACGGTATGGCAAAGCGGTTCCTCGCAGATAATCATGAGGCAATTTGAACCAATCAATGAAATTTTCTCTGATAAAAAGCGTATCAAAGGGGACGAATATCGAAAAAAAGTTCACTCACAATTAGATACAAATTCTATTGAAGAAATTGAAAGACCCACGCAACCGATATCACCCGATATCCGAATAATAGTTGAAGACAATCcaaaaag TGAAGAATACAAATTGAGAGATTGGAAACCATCACCACGGCCAGTAATACCGGAGTATTTAACGCAAGATATGGATGAAGATGCTGTAGTATACAAAACtgtataa